The genomic DNA ctttttcttcatcagatacattttctacatttggAATGTTATCATTTAATGAATGTGTTTTAtgatttaatgataatttttcaaagttttgacttcatCCATTTTCACAATCTTCTTGAATTTTGGAAATGCTATTATTTGtatcatcaactattacttgaataAACTTTTCTACGGCTGGAGTCCTTTTATTAAACACTCTATATGTTTTACTTTGGGCAGAATAACTTAAGAAAATTCCTTTTACACTCTTAGAATCAAATTTACCTTGTCTTTATGGTTCAAAATGAAACATCTACTACCAAAGatgagaaaatatgaaatatttggtcttcttcctttatataattcataggGGATTTTCTTTAGAATGTGTCTTATAGAAACTCTATTTAAGATATAACATGTTTTGTTTATGGCATCTGCCCAAAGGTTATTAAAaagatttttatcacataacatGGTCCTAACCATCTCTTGTAATGAGTTATTCTTCCTCTcaactaccccattttgttgaggtgttctagcataagaaaaattatgttcaatGCCATTATCTTCACAAAAGAGTTTGAAttgttcattttcaaattctcccccattatcacttctaattttttaaatacatatacctttatctttttgtactcttttacaaaatatttcaaattgtCTAAACGTTTCACTCTTAAAAGCAAGAAATACTACCCAAGTAAATCTAGAATAGTCATCTACAATGACGAGAATACAATGTTTTCCTCCTAGACTTTGGGTTCTCATAAGTCcaaaaagatatataaaaaaaaatgataaattatatgaaacccccTACACTTAGGGTCATGTGCAACTTACCCCTCTATGctttcaattacataaaaaaaaaacccttgcactttcaaaatattgcaatcagccataatttgttgttattttacataattttatgcaatctattggttgattaatgcaaaattttatatttttttgatatattaaaattatatatgtagaattatgtattttgtatgtagattattgcataaaattatgtaaaataacaataaattatggCTGATTGCAATATTTTAAAAGTGCAAGGGGATTTTTTGATGCAATCGAAAGCATAGGGGGGTAAATTGCACATAACCCTAAGTGCATGggagtttcatataatttacccaaaaaaaaaaagtaaggtTAGAGGCCTAGAGGTTGAAACTTCATATGTAGATTTAAAagatatattcatttatttgcCTTTCATACATACCTCACAAATGtgatctttttcatattttagtttaGACAATCATTTAACAAGATCATGCTTGGATAGTTTGTTAACAACATTAATTCATGCTTACATGGCTAAGTCTATTATGCCATAACCATGTATTTTGAGAAATGGTTgatgttagaacgggagatgctatggcacacaccaagagggggggtgaattggatatttaaaaaaatcttaataaaacttgaaaaactttttaacccaattgaggttttagtgatttaaaatatagaacatatgaaatgacaaatgtaaagcaagaagaataaaagacacaaaggatttatagtggttcggcttaaaccaagcctaatccactaccttagctcccactaaggattttaaaccaattcactaaaacctcctacttacacaagtaggccctctagttacacaagctaggaaatacaacctcccaatttaatgggccctctagctacacaagctaggaaaatagaaacgatacaaatgaaagagataagctaagagttaacactcttagttacaagttctctcacaatgaaaaacaaggcttaacaataaatttacaatgatagaacagccaagccttggagagaaaaataaaacaatgaaagcccaaacactgtaagctcgaataaaattatttgcaattgctagatcatctcgtttcagtccattagcctctccttgatcatccatgagttgtatatataagcatccataaagattgaagaagaaactagccgtttttgtgaccgttggagttgaaaaactagccgttataaaatctgtgaaacataataatcgacagaagaaaagattagtcaactatttttacaagtaaaactaagaatagtcgacagacatatactgatagtcgactatttttaatacaaaaatctaatagtcgacagacatacttgaatagtcgacagttgctgaaatgtgaagaaatttttgaatttcatgaacaaaaatagtcgacagatcagaatgcatagtcgactatttttactcgatagtcgacagttgcttaaatagtcgacagatgcttaaatagtcgacagaacattaaaaatagtcgactattttgaagcatagtcaacagaatgatcctgatagtcgactattctatagaaaaacttgaattatCAATACATCCTTAATTGATTCTGttagaaactcattttgattatctttaaagcaagttgagattatcaaaagtatgattttgaaacaaatcacactcaaccatactcaatatttcttctataggttttcataccttgcttcaaaactcatatattaaaaattcattttctcattcacaaaatccatatagattgattttcatatattgattttcatatagtcattatcaaaaccattttaatactcaagagtaaaatatcaatatacTAGGCATTTTTCTATACTAGATAAAGATAAGTCTAAGTAAATGATATACACATTTTCTATTCTATTtccaattatctttatttaatttgttttgagaCAAGATACTTCACATGATTTAGAATTAAGGCATACTCTATGTCCCTTgtcacataattgacttatgctaatcaaattatgtttaaCACCTTCTACTAAGACAACATTCTCTAACAcaaaatttgggaaataaattGAGCCAATGCCAAGAATCTTACCTTTTGAGTTGTCACCATAGACAACATTGCCTCCTTGCTTGTAGGTGATGTTGTTGAAGATTCGCTCATCCCTGATCATGTGTTTGGAGCATCTAAGAAACCACTTGCTTCTCACAACATTGGCGACAAGAGCAACCTATCATAAAAGCAATCAAGTTGTTTTCTTTGGTACCCAATGCAACGACCCGTCAGTGGGTCCAGGTGATATATTTTAGAATGGATCATTTATTTTGTTAGagtaataatttttgaaaaattacttgTGGTATTTTAGGTGATTGACAAGGAAGTGGAGAAAGTCAAAGGGTTGACTTAAAGGGTAGTGGGACCCTCAATGGCTTAAGGTATGTGTGGAAATGTTGCATGGTGTTTAATTAATGCTTAAGCTATCATAAAAAGTTTTCAATTAAGTGTTTTGACACTAAGGGCATTTAAGTAATTGTGTggaaatgtgtgtgtgtgtttgtatatatatatatatatacatatatacacgaGAAAGGCTTAAATTGCATGAGAATAAGAGACTAGAAGGCAAAGGAAAGAAGATGAGGAGGAGTGGTCAtcaggagagagagagcaagaatGTAGggtttccttctcttctttctttcatgcTTGCTTATGATCCAAGAGGGGTGTGAAGCTAAagatttcttcatcttcttcttccctttcatctcttttttctAGTTACTCTTGTTGAGTGTAAGAAGTAAGGAGATCTTGGGAGCTTATCATCTCAAGTAAGCCATCAAGCAAAGGTTATAAGGCAAGTTCTGCTCCTCTATTACTCCCCCCTAAATTTCTGGACTTTGGAGTATTGGAAGTGTGAGTCTAAAAACCAAGTTTTCCAAATGATTGTTCTTGTTTGATGCTTATGTATAAATGATTGTAAATCTCCCTAGTCTTTCTCTTGATCATGTTGGTCTCttttgagtttcaaaatagGGTTATAAGTAGTAGATTGTGCAAGTAATTTGGTGAGCCTTGCATGTTTCAGGTCCCCTATTTTGAGCCAAAGCCTTTTGTTGGTGGAGAGATGGCTTAGCATCTGTCGATCAATGGCCCCAAAGGGGCAGCTGCTTGTTAACTGACCCAAAGTGTAACGCCATGCTTTTCCTGAGCGTTAAATGATGtgctaatattttttacatattttctataccattcttacttgattttatgcttaattcttatgtttatatatgttttctatattaattttaggtaatttatcatgttgacagaatttgaaggaaaagtgagaaaaaagagaaagttATGAATTTTCGCTACTCAAGGgtccaattaaaaataaaaactatatcaattagaatgttaaaaaattctaaacaaaatatatatgatagCTCTATATGTCTACTTTTTTATGCTTCAAATGGTGCGTAAATCCgaattttatacataaaattatggttgttggagtgacaaaagGTCAAAGTTGTAAAAAATTCAGCATTACCtataaatttttcattccattttctACAACTTGGGCTGATTTGTAGATGAATTAAGAGGTCTTTTAAGGGTTATTTGGGCTGCCTATTTCATGAAGAATTAGGCCCAATTGGATCTAAGAAGGCTAGCCCAAAAGTCTAATCAAATTAAGTCCATGTCTtacaaaaattcctaaattgtaattcttgatattttgagggattattttgtattgaataTGGGACCTAAACTTTTGAGTGCACATGGGTAGCATGAAACATGGAGAGAAAAACATGGAGGAGGAAATTATGGAGGTAGGGTATCCCAtgttttaaggagaaaattaaggaaaataagaaatgaatgagtataaatagagaagaaaggTTGAAAAATTGGAAGAGTTGGATATGAGAGAGTTTGAAGGATTGGAGAATTGGAGCACTcttggtggaagatttcttTAAGAATTGGTGACAACATTTTTGGATAAGGAAATTCtacacatcaaaagagttttattcttttctttcatttcctttaaagtttatattttttatggaatgaacttataaatggatttgaaaGGTTAGATCATTTGAACCTTAGGCTTATTTGAATGTGAGAGGGAAATGGTATATTCACTAAAAACCTATTGTAAGAGATAAATAAGTTTTAGGAGAAACCTTACCGTGTGGTTGGGTTTCACTAGAAACCCAATAGTTGTGATAGATGGGCTTCTGTTGAAACCCTAGTATGGATGAAATTTCTAGAGAAAAAATGTGAGAGACCTAAACATTTTTAAAGAATGAGAGTGGTGGTTTTATTGGTTAAAAACTAGTAGAGCCAGAGCAGAAAAAGAGAGTATGAATGAATTAAAAGAGAGCATAGATGAAATTGAGGATAATTTGggttaattttgatgttttgttACCAGTAAAAGAAGTTAGGGTATGTTTGATTGCAAGGGTGAAAtttgagtagaaagaaaatgaattctaaggaattaaattatctagaattaaattctaggaaaaatataaattgaaggcatttaattagcttaattttctacttagaaattatctaaaaataaatcaaatatactatacaaaatattcaaaaaaccaaatatatatatacaaatattcaaaaccaaatatactatacaaaatattcaaaaaatcaaatatatatacacaaatatatacacacacacctatacatacacacatccaactttgtgtgtgtgtgtgtatatacacaaatatacatacatacataagaGGAGAGCCGTGAAGAAGGAAGAAGCGATGATGGGAGTGTCGTCTTTAACCGAGCAAGTTCCAGCGGAGTAGCGCGAGGCCGAGAGTTTGGCGGTGTCGATCATAACACTTCTGATGCTTCAGAATGCTTTCACCGTTCTCGCCCTTTCTCTCTCAGTTCGTCACTGCTATCACTGGTCGTGGCTGCCATGCCCGACCACCGATCGTGCTTCCTCTCTTCCTCGTGATTGCCGGCCACGCTTCCCCTTCTCATCAAGATCGCCAGCCACGTTTcccctcttcctctcttttgTGCTTCTGCTCCTCTGCtgttacttcttcttcttctccaaatgcttgagatttttttttcaacctcCTCTGCCTAAGAATTGATTTTCCAACAAAAGTTAAAATTGGACGTCACGTgaacaaaagtaaaaatttgaattaCCTAGAAAATATGCCCAATCGTccttagtgtaatttttaaaatcacgCGTTGGAGTGGCCAAATTGGGCTACCCTCAATTTGATATGTGAAATTAAACCTAAAAATATCGTTAAATATAAATCGTGCCGTGAGCGTGTCACGGGTTGTGTTATCGTacccgagagggagagaggggtAACCTCCGGCGAATCCATGGCCTTCGAGGACGACGATCTCATCTTCCttcgacgacgacgacgacgaacCCTTCCCCTTATCGTCCATCATCTCCAGCTGCTTTGGTACAAACCCTTGTTGACACTTGATCGTCCGACTCCAGTACTCGGACAACGAGGTCCCTCCGACTCTGAGGATCCCCCAATTCCGGTGACTCTCCTATCGCTCCTTGCTTGCGTTTATGATTTACTTAATGTGGACGAGAAAGTCCAATTGTTTCTAGAATCTGATGCCACCATGGTTCAGATTCGTTCAATAATTCAGTAAAATGGAAATGCAGTAGAAAGATTTCACCTTCAGTTGAAATCTTATGCTGGCCACAGAGCAGAAGAGATGTATGCATACAGGTCGTTGCTTCTTGGCCATGTTCGTAGACGGAATGAACTTAATATGGACGATCTGCACGTCCAAGCcgtttatgatttatttaatatggACTGTCCTCAATGGAGATTCTTGGGTTCCAAAATTACAACTCAGATGTCTTCCTTACAGCACTGGAACCATACAACCTATGGCTAATCCTTCACGAGGACTCTCTTTACAAAGGACTAAAGTGTTGGCTTCTGCGGCATTACGTGGAATACTTCCATAGACTCGGTGGTTTGCCAAAGAGGAAAGGTCTTCACAAAAGGCAAGTTTTGATTCAGATCAAGCAAAAGGCCTTGGCTAACGTCAAGGGAAGGAATTTGCTTGGCAATTTCTGCTCTTTTTCTCAATTTCCTTCGGGCATTTCTGGATGGACAAATTAAGCAGTCCCTGATGAGGAGAAGGTTCTGGATATAGATGCCCAGGAAATTAAATTGTCCGTGCTGTTGGTTTGGAACGTGTGTTTTCTCCTGTTTGCCAACCTGATGAGGATTTAATGGAACCAAAGTCAACAGACGACTGTCATAAATCATCTTTGTCTATGCTAGTTTGTTAAAGTTAATGATAAGGCTAGATCACTCAAGTCCTTGATGTGAAGTGGGGGATCCCCAGCTCGCCATGTGAAGGTTCTAGATgataattctcataaatcatcTACACGTCCCTCCACTACTCCCCAACTCCGGCAGCTTCCCTCCCTATTTTTCCATTCGTTGTTGACCTGACTGAAGAACACCAaggaaatgtggaaaaattgACTGCTGAAAGGATTATTAACCCACTGTTACAAGCATTGCAAGGGACAGAATATAGCCAGACGAGAATAGCATTGCTTGCTCAGCTTGGGTCAGCTTACTTCTTGATTGCTTGCTAAATTGGGAGGCCTGGCTCTTTCTTATTCATCACTATCAAGCATTGATTGTTAGCTTTTCTCTGTCATTCGGTTTTTGTCTTTATAGTCCGAATATAGTTTTATGCCAGGACAACTGTAGTTTGtctatatgaaaaataaagtgACAGCTTCACCtatgaatgaaaaagaaagaatagattGATAGTTTAATTGGTGTGTGAATGTTCCACATTTCTGTTTTGCCTTATTCTGCATCTTCTTGCCATTTCTAATGGATGTCCTATACactggggaaaaaaaaaaagaatctgtGTGTTGGCGGCAGGGTTTCTAGGATGAGGACTGTTACTCTGGGATAGGATACCGGATCAACATAACAGGATATAGATAACTAAACAGTCATATATATTGCAAACGTAACTAACTACTCATGAACTAGTCCAATTTTTGCAAAACCTTGAACGCATGAAGAAAATCTTTTAtttgtaaatgaaattaatCCAAGTTTCAAATATGTCGCTTCAGAGCTAGTTGGAGAATTGCCACTATATATGTTAGTGTTTTGTGCCTTTTTATCCCAAATCCCTCTTctttttgtttcctattttgttaaaatttgctttcttatcttttttttttccaatgaaTTTGTACtttcctaattagtttatcattTCACAGTATCTATTTGTTCAACCTCCAGGCAAAATTAGGTcttataatttatgaataaacAAAGTACTTAAATGATGTAGTTGCGTGTGCAATTGCATGCCACTCCTTTTTagtagttttttaaaatatttcttcttctaaatctttATTGTAccgttttttttaatttttccttccaaGATAATTCAGgttattgtaatttaatttgacCACAATTGGCTTTTGAGTCCAATGTCAATACAGCTATTTATCAGTACAGTCTAATTTATTAGCACAGGCCATTGGTGTGGTGTGGGGTTCAtcatatgttttctttttgtttccttgTTTACCATTTTTAACAGTGTGATGAACATATTGTCATTTGGGTTGTTAGTTTACAAATGCATACCCTAAACCTATATTTTCATGGATAAGTAGGGACCTCGTGTGCTGGgaacatctttttttatttgggtGGGGGAGGTGGAGTAGGAAGGTAGCCACCTTCCTTCCCACTTGACTCCAACCATAAAGCGGCCAAGATGGTAAAAACTCTTAAAAGGAATTACCTGATATGGGCAATTTTTGCAAATATTCAGGAAGCAAATACATGGACTAGAGTGTAGTTACCTGTTGTGATTATAATGCATTCAATTTAAAGGGGCAATAAACATCAAATTCACACCCAAGCTGAATTAACTTGCATGCATTGTACATACACGTGAGTCTTTTCTCTAATGCTAACCTCCGACAGTAGAGAGTGATCACCGCAGTAGGCTTATCTAAGATCCAACCTTTGGGATAATTGAGTAAACTATCTGCTATTTGTCTTGAACAGACATCATGCTTGAAAGTCTAATCCTTCACCATTGCACCAATTAATGGGTCCTTCatatttggtttatatttatatttatggttTAGAGTTTTTGTATTTAAGTCTATGATTTAGAtgttaaataagaaaaagaaaatcatgtAGAGATGTAGATTTGAGAGCACTGTACTTATTCATAGTACTTAAGTGGTAGAGTCTTTCACACAAACTGAACAATTGAAGTTCGAATTTCTTGTCTACTTTCCTACATAATCCTAGGTTGACTATGGAAATGTAtcttattatcatttatattactTGATATTGGCTTGTGTTAATGTCGGGTGTTGCAAGATGAAAGTGGATTCCATTAAAGTCGAACAAGCATTGTTTCACCTTGTGACCTTCTTATCTTTGCACAAGCATCTGTAAAATCTAGATGTTGGGAGTCATTCTCATAGGCCATGTCACAGTCACTACTAACATAATGCTATAACATTAGGAGTAATTTCCCATTCTTGCCTGCTTGCCTCAAACATATCAATCCTTCATTGGTCACATTGAGAATTGCTGTTTGCATTGTCAAGGACCTGATATGGGGTTCAAGATTTTGTAGTTAAATACATACTTGAACCCTGTTATATAGATGTAAAAGACTAACTACAAGATGTTCTTTGATTGTTGTGAAATTGTTACCTACTATATATTTCATCATGAGTAATATAGTACTGTATTTTTTACTTCACCTTTTTAATGTCCTTGAGTGAACATTCTTGATGTATTTGCTATCAATTTGTTTCTGTTGAATAATTTCTATTAAGAGGTAATGTGTTTATTGTCTTCAATTTTCTCTTGACAACAAGTTAATGTTGTTCTTAATGCATTTTCTAGTGATGTATTTTGTGAAGGGTAATTCTTTTAAGAGGTAATGCCTTATATATATGCAGCATATGAATTATGACTTTGCTGTTGTTGTAGGTCCTTTCTTGTCAAGTGGATCACGTTATGGGATAGCATTGCACATataaaactaaacacaaaaagTATTGTATTGTATTGGTACATATTTTACCGAAACTGATATATGAGTTACCATATCGAAGTGTTATATATGGCTTGGCGGTGCAAGGTGGCTACTGTCAGTCTTGAATCAACTTTTATCACTATTGGAAACCCCAACAGTAACATTGCACGGAATTGGAAGATTTTACCATTGACCTTTATCCAATGTTGTATTATCCAATCCTTCTCACTAAGATTTTGCTAGGATTTGTGAATTTGTCATGAGATATGTGCCTGCGTTACTGTATTGATTGGAAATATAGAGCAGTTTCCCTTACCTTGAGTTAGTGAAAGTTTTTGGTGTGAAGTTAGTGTATTGAGAAGCAAGAAACTAAATggggaaataaataaaacttgacATAAATGGACGTTGGACAAGCatttttaataatgatattaGACTTCAATATTGGTAGGTGAGCAAAGATGTCAATGTATACCAGCAATTAGTTGAAATTATAGCAAATTCCAAGGTTGtatttatgttcatatttagattttttgtaGTTTTCATAGACTGTGATTAATGGGTCCTAGTGATTCAAACAGATGTGTACTAGGAATTGCAAGGTGGAGAAGCAGTCATTTTGCCACAGTTGACCCATATTATTTACACTCAGACGACACACTTAGGGTATCAGGACAGTAAGATTTGAGTTAATTATGGTACCTCTAGGATAGAAGGGTTTTAGCTAGAAAGACAATTTAATGCATCTTTTTTTAGCAAAATTAAcatagaaaatgaaattttctgATTTTGTTTTGGATCTATGGTTTATTACAGAGGAAAGGTTagaatcaataaaaaatttgaaagaaatgtaAAAACATTCTTGTGTTTTACGACTTAGTTATTTCTGAACTTGCTAGTCTGCAGCAAAACTTTATGTATTAAACAGGATTGAGTTTACTTATAACACCTAAGATAGAGAAGAcaattattgattatttagCTGGTGGGCCTACAAATTTGGTTTCATGTATGTAAAACACTTCTCTCAGCAAATAGGATATTTAGTTTCATGCATTTCAAATAGTATATTATTCTGATGgttttcatttttgaatttatttaatggCATTTACTATTAGATTGGTtggttcttttcttcttcttctttttttttcaatttaatacaTTTACCATCAGCAGCGTAGCCTCTGGCTTTATAAAAATCGGGGCCCATGGTGCTGCAAACCAATAGAGCTATCAACAGAAAAATCAACAAAAGTCAGGCTTCTGAGTAAAAGGTTTAGTTGTTGGTTTATGTGGCATGTTGAGTCCTGATGTTCTAGAGGCATGATTTCTGGACTACTGGGGGCTGGGGTCTGCAATAGGTCAATTTTGAAGTAATCTCCGTAGTAGCTGATGGGTAGAGGGAGTCTATTTTGGCCTATTTGTCGTCTCATGTGCAGGGGTTGTctttggcagctgtattttctCCTTTGCTCTGGATGGTTTATTCTCTCTGTCCTATCGTCGGTATCAGATTTAGCTTGTGTTTATGGATCTCTATTCGTAAGGCCTTCTTGCTGAAGTCCCTTGTTATTTCTACTGTATCGTAGAGTGTGTTCTCTGTGCCTTGGCATTGGGTTTCATTTCTGCTGGTTGGATGCTTAATCAGTGTTTTCTGgcttttgcttttctttgaTGGCATTCCCTTTTCTAATGCTTGGTTGTGGTTTCTTCATAGGTTACCATCTTAATCAGGAACGAACACATGCCGGTTTCTAATCGCTTTGTTTGAGTGGAGTGTATATTAGTATCCAAGTTGGTCTTCTTTTTGCTGCTTGTTAACAGGTTGGCTTGATTTAAGTGGGAATCTATTTGCCTGGGTTTGGTATATTTAAGTCAATGTCGTTTTTGTTGGGAGCTGTAATCTTGCTGAATGTTCAATTCCAAGCAGCTGGGTTTTTATTATTGTGGTTTGAATTTTTTGGGATCattatttggatttttcttgCTTGATTTGCTTTGGTGGATCAAGAATTCTACTGGGTGGTTTTATAAAATTGACGTTAGGAGGTTTCATCTTTTCTTGGAGCTGTTTCCCTTTAGTATCGGAAGTTCCTTGTGTTGGCTGATTTGTGAGTGGGCTTACTCAAGAACTCCCTAGAGTATGTGGAATGCAAGACCTAAGCTAAGAATAATTTAGAACATACAATACTCAAGAATAATCTAGAATAATTAGAAGACTCCAGAGTAGTCCAGGGAACCTAGAATACCCTTGATACTTCCAGAACCTAGAACGCCCTAAATCATTTCAGAACAACTTATAGAAGCCTTCAGATTTCCAAGTTACACCTTGAATACTCTCAAATGATGCTAGGGAAGCCTAGAATATTCTAAGTAAGCTCCCCATCTAGGCTCCTGCACGGCATCCATAATTGGTGGGGTGTGACACATTGCTTATCCTAGCCATATCAATGTACGATTGGCATGATGTGGGTGGCCTTCTTTTCTGCACTTGGTTCTTTACATAAAAACCTGATTGATCTTTGTCCAATTGTTTTGCAGGGATTATTTTGAATTCTCTCATTATCAGATCATTCACACTCTTGTATTGTTGAGACCTCAAGATTCAACTGGGCAGGTTGCTTGAATGTGCATTTTAGAAAGTACAGATGCTTGTGTGATTCGGAGAATACTTGCAGGACCACTAGTTGCTGGTGGTCCTTTACAGGTGACCTCCTTTCTTTATAGGGTGGGAAAGGATGGCCCTTGCAACCACCGTTTCATCTcacttttccttattttcttactttttcataTCTGATTTTCCTTATAGCCACGTGAGGGAAGGGGAAGGGAAAGAAATTGTTGGCTATTTACAAAATGAACCTGTCTTCTTGTCCTCAATTCATAAATTAGTAAAGTATCTATACTGGGATTTGCCATTTGGCAGACAAATTGTGATTTGATATTTTGCTGAccgttttatttatattagggTAATATTAGAACTAATATTGTCTTTTGAGTGAAGATGTAAGTTTATACTCAGGAACTAGTTGGAATTATAGCAAATTCCAAGTTTACGTTtagatttttttgtagtttttgtGCAAACTTTATGATTAGATGAGTCCTACTGACACAAACAGATGTTTactagggattgtaaggtggaGAAGTTATGATCATTCATATTTACACTGATGAATGATGACACAAAGAGGAT from Diospyros lotus cultivar Yz01 chromosome 4, ASM1463336v1, whole genome shotgun sequence includes the following:
- the LOC127798737 gene encoding uncharacterized protein LOC127798737 isoform X2, which encodes MAFEDDDLIFLRRRRRRTLPLIVHHLQLLWYKPLLTLDRPTPVLGQRGPSDSEDPPIPDITGKIVLFTMPGPQAVCIIPATVSFLNI